Proteins from a genomic interval of Gossypium hirsutum isolate 1008001.06 chromosome A09, Gossypium_hirsutum_v2.1, whole genome shotgun sequence:
- the LOC107890044 gene encoding ankyrin repeat-containing protein BDA1-like, whose product MEESTTLNFTALEDQDQKDIRIFGCIGFAMEMMNLKPSFARKLNQGLSPIHIAVKRGHKEMVLRFLEIDKDLARVKGKKGKIPLQFLSKAGNPDGLVDRFLEVCPESIRNVTTTNRTALHIAAERNRLDVS is encoded by the coding sequence ATGGAAGAAAGTACAACCTTAAATTTTACGGCACTCGAAGACCAAGACCAAAAAGATATACGTATATTTGGGTGCATTGGGTTTGCAATGGAGATGATGAACTTAAAGCCATCATTTGCCAGGAAGCTAAACCAAGGTTTGAGCCCAATTCACATTGCAGTTAAAAGAGGGCATAAAGAGATGGTGCTTCGTTTCCTAGAGATTGATAAAGATCTTGCTCGTGTCAAAGGGAAGAAGGGTAAGATTCCCTTGCAGTTCTTAAGTAAAGCTGGAAACCCTGATGGCTTGGTCGATAGGTTTCTTGAGGTTTGTCCCGAAAGCATCAGAAATGTTACAACTACGAATCGTACTGCTTTGCATATCGCTGCAGAAAGGAATAGATTGGATGTGTCgtaa